The segment ACCGAACCAAAGAATTTCCCCTTAGACCTTGTTTTATGAGACTTGATAATGCTCAGTTTCACTCAAAAAAGCTAAATGATAACAagaaaaactaacaaaataatTAGATTTCATCATTCATTTGGTACATCCTGTGCTTTCAGTACCAGAGGCTGTGAAGAGCCCCCACAGCATGACATACCTCCACCGTGTTTCACTGAAGGAGTGTTCTTTTCCTTGTGGGCTTCATTTCATCACCCATAAACAAACTGATGCACTGCATTCCCAAAGAGTTCTACTCTGGTTTGTACGTAGAGCATTAAACAAAGAGAGACTGGGACTCATCTACGACTATGCCTTTTAGTGGTCTACTTTCAAGAGTGTGCAGCAGATGGTAGGGGCTGACACCACCAACTCTGGTCAGTGTAAAGCTCTAAAGATGTACGAAGTACGTAGGCCAGAATTACAGAGCTAATGGTGGATTTCCCTTTTTCTCCTGTCTCCTCATCAAGTTTCAGTTTAGCAGAATGTTGATTGAATTTTTCTTCACCACTTTCATTCCTTGTCTTAATTTCAGGGACGTGTCCCTGACGGGGGTCTCCTCCCTGCCCACCACAGGCATGGACTCTCTGCGGGAGCTGAAGGCGCGCAATGTCTGGGCTCTCAAGAAACTGCCGCCCATCAAGACCTTCAAACACCTCATAATCGCCAATCTCACCTACCCCAGCCACTGCTGCGGCTtcaaaaacatcaaaaagaaaCGGGGGTGCGCTTTCCATCAGCTCTTGATTTTGTAATTGGCGTTTGTGCCAACAAGAAACCAACCAGATTAAGTGTGTGCATGGTGTGTGAGTCTTAGTATTTCATGTGGATCTTGGCAGGGATTGAAGGCACACTGCCATGTTTACCTATAACCTCTTACAGCGCTGACATAATTAGTCACTCACCGCTGTTATTGCAGGAAAACGGTTATGTCAGACTAATCATGACTCAAAACTAGATTTCCATCTCTTCATCTGGATATGCAGTATAAATTACTTAATTATGCTTGTGAAGTTTGCAGCcagctatgttttttttttggtcttactTAGAACTACATTATTATTTAATGGACTCAATCTTCTGCACTGGTCTGCatgtgtttttcagttttttggaGTACATCATCTGCAACCTGACGGCTTTCTACGACCAGCATCACAAGCGCTCCGTGGGGCCCCTTCGCATGCCTTTTCTTCAAGGGGACAGTGTTGTGGAAACGCCTCCAGACCAGGAGCAGAGCGACGGAGGTCACAGAGAGTCCCAGCAAGACTTGAGGACAGAAGACTTCCGTGGCAGCCTCCACTACCACACCTACTTTGGGGGCCAGCCAGATGAGGAAGTGGGTTTCGGAGAGACCCTCAAGAACCCCCAGGAGGACAACAGCCAAGACTTTGACAGTCGCTATGATTATGTGGTGTgcgaggaagaagaggaggtggCGTGTGCACCGGTGCCCGACGAGTTCAATCCGTGTGAGGACATAATGGGTTTTGGCTTCCTGCGAGTGTCCGTCTGGTTTGTGAGTTTGCTGGCTGTTCTGGGGAATGTGGTGGTGCTCCTGGTGCTGCTCACGAGCCACTACAAGCTCTCAGTCTCCCGCTTCCTCATGTGCCACCTGGCCTTTGCAGATCTATGCATGGGGATTTACCTCCTGCTCATCGCTTCCGTGGACCTCCACACACGGTCTGAGTACTTCAACCACGCCATAGACTGGCAGACGGGCGCCGGTTGTGGACTTGCAGGGTTTTTTACAGTCTTCGCCAGCGAGCTGTCCGTCTACACCTTGACTGTGATCACCCTGGAAAGGTGGTACGCCATCACCTTTGCTATGCGGCTGGACCGCAAGCTGCGTCTGCACCATGCGGCAGCCGTGATGTTAGGCGGCTGGATCTTCTGCCTGCTCCTGGCCCTGCTCCCGCTGGTTGGGGTGAGCAGTTACCAGAAGGTCAGCATCTGTCTCCCGATGGACACCCAGTCCACAGTGTCTCAGGTCTACATCTTGGCCGTATTGGTCCTGAACGTCCTGGCTTTTTTCGTCATCTGCGCTTGTTACTTCAAGATCTACTGCGCAGTGCACAACCCTCACTACCGCTCTGGATCCAAGGATACGAACATCGCCAAGCGCATGGCTGTCCTCATCTTCACGGATTTCTTGTGCATGGCGCCCATTTCTTTCTACGCCATGTCTGCCGTGGTAGATCGGCCCCTTATCACCGTCTCCAACTCCAAGATTTTACTGGTGCTCTTTTACCCCCTTAATTCTTGTGCCAACCCGTTCCTCTATGCCATCTTCACTAAGGCCTTCAGGGGAGATGTGTTCATCCTCCTCAGTAAGGTGGGCCTTTGTCAGCAGCGAGCACAACTCTTTAGAGGCCAGACAGTCTCATCAAAGGGCAGCAGCGGGACTGTCCAGGTCCGAAGAGAAAAGGTTAAGAAAGGAGGGAATGTAGGCCGTGACGTGCCCATCCACCTGAAAAGGTGCTCAGGACATACCTACAACAAAGCAATCAGCCAAAAGGCCAGCCCTGAGGAAATCCAGGGCGTTGACACGTGAGCCGAACACAAGCTTGAGATCGTAAAACGAAACAGGTTCAGGTGGGAGAGAAGAAGCCTCGAAGTGTTCCTGGACCGGTCCGTTTGGATATTTAAAACGATTATGAATctgcctcaggtctcagacaaaGTTCAGCTGTTTTCCCAATTTCGGCTGTGATGATTTTACGGTTCCAGTTGTTGGAACGTATCAAGTGTCACTGAAACATGAGCCCGACTTCATCTCACTCGTAGGCTTTCGCATTCCAGTGGAAGGGATAGAATTATACAGATATTATATTCAGGAAAACAGCAAGGGTAATAGTTCAAACACATGTAACAATAAGCAAAACATATGTTTTCTGTAGCTTAATTATATATGGACTCCAGTTCAaatgatacaaaaaaaacatagcaCAATATCTTCAATTTGCAATGATGTGACGACCTTTCTGGGGCACATTATGTGTGATGATTGTGTTGTAGGACAGCCTGCTGGCTCAGTGCCGTTCAACGGTGGAAACGTACCCAGTTTAAGACGATACAAAAAcacagcatttcttttttaccccCCATCAGATTAACACTTGTGTATGATGTAAATATGCGATAACGAATGGAGAACTATGGACCAAAAAAAAGGACacatttttttgtctatttttctgAGACTTAAATGTAAATACGAACGTGCGCAGTATGGTTCAGAGTTTGGCTGTGATGTTAGAAAGCAGATAAAGGACCATTACAGCACAGGTGGACCGTGTCAGTGTGCTTTTTATTGGTGGCATAAACCTGCACCAAACTGATGTATTGCTTAGAGTAATAAAATATGTCTACTTTAGTTCATTATgtcatttttttggttttatttaatttgaccGAATACGGTCGGAGACATATTTTCAATATtagcgtttttttttgttttgttttgttttttttttacaaatcacACGCAGGTATGAAAATCATAAATCCATACGGTTCAGGCCGTGCCTCTCCTTTGGAATGTCATGGTTGTTTTTCTAGCACGATCGTGATGTTTTTCCATCCTTCTACGGAAACTGGTGACTTATACAATCAGGGGAGATAGCTCTCCTCTTGCTGGTAGAGCCTAAAGCAAATATAGCTGACACACGTGTGGAGCTTGTGAGATATTGAACTAATGTGCGTTAAAGGACACCCTCTGCAAATAGCAGCGTAACATCTGGTTAGCATTTAATCTGCGAGGTGACGCTTTCCTCCATCTACAGATGAACAGGAGGGACTTTCCACGAAAGAGGGATCATTTGCGGACCGCGTTTgattttgtttgcattttttatttttatttttttgcatttctgaCCAGATTCCagcacagtttgggagaaaaaaaaaaaacctgtgcaACATTCCCGGCTCTATATCACTCTGATGCATGAGTGGATGTGAAGTGTCTAAAACCTCAAAACTGGAAGGACTTCCAAGTTGaaagttgaaaaaaagaaagaaaaaaaatgaaagagtgGCATCTGCTCACATTGTTCCAGACTCGAGTCGCACCGTAAATTCCAACCTAAAATTCAGCAGGATGTTTTCCACAGCTTTATGACGCCCAATCACCCACTGACAGCGTAAGAGCGCGGTGTGGACCGTTCAGATCCAAAGCACACCGAGCCCCACGATGATGGGCCTGGCTGCGTTTGTGAGGGCCTCCCTCCCCCCGCTGCCACTTAACATCAACTCACAGGTCAGCGGTCAGAAAATCAAAGCCGCTGCACGACAAAGTGACCGGCGGGTTGGGGGCACGAACCTGCAAAATGCTCGTGATCTGTACTCACACTCGGAGAACTGTGGGTAGGGCTCATGGTCCAATTAATAGACAGAGCCGAGCAAACCCGAACGAGACTCAGACTTGATTTATTTGGACATTTTTCTTCTAACTCGTTCTCAGGCCTCAGTGATCAACCCCCTCCTGATATTACAAATAAACCCCCGTGTGAGCCGTTCTTCAAATAAGCAGGGCAGAACCCGACGATGCACCTCTCCAACACAGTGGGAAAGGAATGATGAAAAAGGGCTACTCAGAGAAACCGAGGTTTCCGTTACAAGATCTGGAGTAGCCGCGGCCACTCAGAGGAGGTGGAACCCTTAAGTATCCAGCCAGCTCTTAATGCTGGGAACATAAAATCCCTGCATTTATGCCGCGAGCCAGTCAGCACAAATGGTCCTCTTCAAGAGTCAAGTTCCTCTCCCACAGAAAGCTCTTGAATGACAACCAAAGTGAAGCGAAGAGTTTCAGGCAGGGAAAACATCCCTTCCTCCGCAGGACCCAAGGTCTCCACAACCACAGTATTTGTAGATAGGattaaaaaacagaatgcaatgatttgaagGTCTCAtaagacaattttttttcttttatccacaATGAAACACAGCAAAGATATAACTTATTTACATCGATGTGCAATTTCACCAAAAACATTAGCTCACCTCatacactcaacaacaaaacaaaacaaaacccggtaaaagtaaggagagaagaaaaaaaacaccacaaagaagctaatatggagagcggggaggccaccgtgttcatggtctgcatgatggtgatattaatcatggacgatcacatcggacgtctaacatcgaggctggaagagcacacagagagagtcaggagacgaagaatCGAGCGGCAGGCGATACTttttcgtttcatgaaggaaggagagcagagcgctgcagacaaaggagacgacgtgtaagtttaacttatcaAACACGtgcaggttgtgtctgtgtagtatgagtaaacatttcagccgttattCTACCGTTTGCGTTCGAGCAGATTAGGAACATGAAGAAGcggaaatctgacaaggggcgtagctaccaaacacctccgtcacaTGTGTTCGGAtaaaacccagaaaagacccagcctcggagaaggagctaaagtGGTTATggaactgagggccatggtccctagttcctgtatgtccgaatgcgggaaaaaacggccctgttcctgaaaaggtttctTTAATAGCCCATTAAATgcctattttaaaaaaaaaatttttagaGGAACTGCACAACCTCGCAAACCAACTATAATAAATTATTGtcaaaatcccctgaaatttaaaacatcaaactacaggtattaatgtaaattgggcgagtctgaaacatgttagattaatacagaaatacagtgtgagtgacctgtcacagcagccagctggagcggagctctccacagagcccATGCTGTCTTTTGCACGCTGGCATCattatgcaacattaataattgcaattacagacatcaatgacagctcacctgtgtcggacGTCCCAGTGctgtaaattattattattttcattagtttatCAGTTTTAAATTAATAAGTGAACAGTTCttgtcgctcctttttgtgtaataaactacTTGAATGTCATTCATTTGCTTTTGGAGTGTGTTTTGAAAATGACTCATGACATTGTCAGGATCTGACGGTATCTGGCACACCTACATGACAACACGCGCACACCAGATTTATAGTGAAATAGTAACAACACAGCCCTTATGGATGGATCCtgagtgccatcatcttttattttcatttttaaatttcgaaataagcccacatccacctgatcctcccctctgactgtagatttgacccttaaattatcattcagtatcaatttaatatcattcaaacatcacCAGGTTTGAAGAATagcaggcagagagagagggggagaggctttaattacgcttttaaagactgtatcaaATCTGTACACAagtcttaaaacatgtaaaatgcatgaacagaaagaaggggcTGTTACCTGTTGAGTAACacacatttccttatatggaaagacttgtcggaatggcgggatgtcggaaggGGGGTGGAACCCGTCGTCTCGATGGGCGCATTGTTGTTGCCCCGAACATGGCAGCTACGCACCCCCACACGTTCAGAGATGAGGGCTTTTGAACTCaacgccagtaataagccaagATGGCCCCTCTCTTCTTTAGTCCACAAAGACGTCAGGGTCTCTCCACTTTCACTCCAGTCCATTTGAAATGAGCTTTGGCTCAGAGCATCTCTGGATcctgttcacatatggcttcttctctgcatgaCTGACTTGTGGATGCCACTGTGAACTGCGATCAGAGAGAAAGTTCCCCCTTGCACAcggatgtctccagattctctgagtCTTTTGTTGATATTATatactgtagatagtgatataTTCGGCCTGAGCAATTTTACACAGAGGAACATTTTCCCTGAGATTGCGTCATAATTAGTAGACACAgctttttgcagattgctgagaCTCAGCTTCTCTAaggtgcttttttcttttttttttaaatacctcGTCGTCTTACTGTCCTGTCGACGATTAACCTAAAtcagttgcaacatgttcctccagttATTTCTTTATTGCCGCCACTAACCTTTTCAGCTCGCTTGTAGCCTCGTCCCAACTTTTTTAGAGAAGCGTTGCTGCAAACAAATTCAGGATGTACCAGCTGGCTAAAAGCGCTGGTGGTTGAAATAGGTGGTGCAATGGTTTGTACACCGCTTCTTGCAAAAGAGATGTTTTGTTCCTTGTTAATTTTTTCAAGCTTTCCCTTAATAGAAAGCACAAAAACACGCAGGCAGAATGCAATACAAATTTTCAAACCTTTGCCGAAGAGGATTCATAACTTCCAGATTTCACAACCGGCTTTCGTCCTGTGACTCTTCTGCAAATGTACAAACTCAAATCAAGACTTCAAATTGACGCACAACTGTCCTTTAATGACGTCGGTCACATTTGTTTACAGATTACACAATTACTCTTCAAATATGGGGAAGATGGTGCACACAGATGGGACCTGCTTACTTTCTCCAGCTATTAGCCTGTGCCTGGACTGTTTTCTGTGTGATatcatcagtctctcacatcttTGTGGACAAATTTTGCATCTTCTCTTTGCAATGTTAATCCAGTcgattgaggtttgcagcagtTGTTTATTCACGGccctcttaaagctgcagtctgcaactctttttcaagcataatgcctggaactgtcccgggattctgaaagtaggacattaaataccccaatacaaaaaaaaatgagttctctaggtcccctatatgtcccgctaggtccctccaaagccagcaggtttgtttacaaaattgcagaccggaccggtaaaaggtaaccaatcaggttacgagctgggctctgctgcctgtcaatcaccgattgtgcacgcgcgatacaaggtaggctcgtccccacgcttatttatctagactattgaacttcattacgggctagtctacttactgtgtcttccatgatcgcaaatgacaggtgagttgatgaatgaggagtcgtgtgggCGCATCTggcgagttctcatgtgttttgatgggcgGGACAgtaagttgaataactttttatttttcggttaaaaaataagcatttcttgcattttgcgactacggaggtcaccgttttcaacttcaaacgtTCTgctagatcatgtaaactcttaaaatgccaaaaattaggactttacgtatgacaacaacaaatcctgcagactgcagctttaaggctctagcatggtctgctagcgcgagcggtgttgatgacgtcacgatttcgtgcccgccaggtatagtggcgcaagtcgatgcgccagtagttgcaattttctccgtcacagaggtggcgctgctacgttaaggttaccgctactctacaaccacgaaagtggagaagaaaacaatgcctctgtcaaaagcaagaatactgtaattaatgatactgctgcagttttcggatcattttaattttgtaattcagttaatagaggtgaacgtttgaagcccccggcatcaacagagtctctgccctcttctttgccttcacgcatctgtcccgtagcttctttcacacattcttacagaactctccctctttccccaaagttctgcaaatctctgtgcaccagttttgggagtttacgagctccctgtgctgtttcactgcagtttcgtacagctgtctgtacaaacgcacctcctcactgagcctggtctcacatcggtccatccggttcgttgttctcggcgccgccaagttacaaaaatcgaatggtgcacgacaacgcgctgcgccgtcttttcaagggaagcgccatgcctgaaacgtcattttgacgtcacggtgcgacaccgccgtgacagacgcggcaaccatgctagcgcctttaaGGTCCCACCATTTAAATCGGGTTGAGGTCTGGATTTAGACGGGATCGTTGCAGCGCCTCGATTCTTCCCCTTTTTTCCCAGTCAGTTGCAGATTTGCTGGCGTTTTTTGGGATCGTTGTCCAGTTGCTTCACATTTGATattagaatactttggtatacagaggagttcatgatcAAGTCATTGACTACAAGGTCCAATGGCtgtaaaacaagcccaaatcatcagccctccaccaccgtgcttgacagttggtatgaggcaTTTTGTGCTGACATGCTGCGTTTGGTTTCTCCaaatgtgctgctgtgcattatgaccaaacaccaccactttggtctcatctgtctaAAGGATGGAGTGGAAGCAGCTCCTCATTCTTTGTTCAAGGTGGGCTAACATAGCTAGAAATGTTTTCCATGGCGGTGTTAGTTGGAAACAAAAAGGCTGGGCTATAAATAAcgtggttaaagggatagtttgcctcttttgacatgcaTCACTATGGGctatgcagaccgaagtgcagaccgagcagtgaacaccgtaacaggtgcggctatcggcaggtgcgGCAcccattgatatgaagggagagaaaatagcgccaagccattgtgaggtctgactttttctggatgaacgattttgtgatgcaaatgtattactcttttgaacgcatattgttttaagaagcaaaaaaactttattttttaagccccagccaactagccggactacttttgtcaacgccaaaacgaggccggaactcggctcacaggacgcaggtacggggtaagtcaaatttaataaatgatattgctaatatgggatttcatacaacttcatgtcaaaagaggcgaactatccctttaagccgcGCTAAAGGAGTGGGACAAACAAGACGCTATCTCTTAAAACATCACCAACTAGTGCGAGAATCAACTCGTGTTATGAATCATTAAACAAAAGGCATCTCACAGCCATTATCTTCGCTCATCGAGAAGGGTTAGGGCTCGAGAAGAGCAGAAAGTAGCAACAACAAACGCAGCAACCGTCGGCGTTCCGGATTTAAATACTTTTCTTGAGTGAAATTGCACAAGCTTAAGAAGAGAATGTGGTTTAGGACTCAGCCAAGAGCTAAGATTGAAAGTAGAAGCAGATTCAGTGCACAACCCTGGAAAAGGGACGAGAGATCCTGGAAGCAAAATTAAGGCGAGGAGGAATCTATTTTAGCCAGGCAGTGTCCTGACGACCTGCCCGTTTTCTGGGACTACAATAAACTCAACAAAGCACAGCCAACAAGCCCGGCTACCTCACTCCACCGGAGCCGAAAAACTCTTGCCATGTAGCTGATTGGCAGTCACTGCGTTAAGCTACCGAGCCTAAGCCAGACATCTCCAGGGCTTTGTTAGAAGCCTCACTTGACGGCGGCTCGGTTTCTTATGAGTGCCCGGGAGTGGCGAGGAGGACCCACTTGATCAGAAGCAGCCAGGGAGacattcctcctcctccaggtcTGTCAAGggctgaaaaaaagaaatattgttAAAGCGACAGCTTACCTCAAAATCCATTTGCAATCAAGGGCAAAAATCTCCGTGTAGTGTCTGATTCGGCTTTAATCCCAGACAGCACCACACCATCTCATAACGACCCCGGAGGAAACACACGGGGATTGAGTGGGTTTTGGTAGGAATTAGAGGACTGGCAGGGAGAACGCCCATGCTGTGCAAACCCTGACAGCCTTCCAGATGCTGGATTATGGAAGAGTGGAACTGAAGGAAGGCTGGGACAGATGCAGAGTCTCGAGTGTGTGCTGCTTTGCTTACAGCGGCCTTCGGGAGAGCGTGGTGCGAGAtagccaagaaaaaaaagacaattgtgTCAATTTTTGCAGCTCTTTTCAGTTATCTgaactggctttttttttcccccagtgtGAAATGTTCGCCAAAGTAAAGCCGTGTCTCTCTTcccagatatttttgaagacaTTCATACCCTCATTTCACTGATTATCGTAATTCCTCGTATGTGGCTGCAGATCAGTTGTCTGCGGCCGACTCCTCTACTGACGGGAGCCAGGCTGGCCTTTGCCATTAGCTTCCTCTTTGTTACAGGATTGATTTTAATACTtgattgctgtttttttttttaaaaagattctTAAAGGCCTAGAAAAATCCAAGAGATCAAACTTCCATCTTAAACACTGAGGTCAAACAGAAGTTTTGCATCGAACTCAAGCAGAGGCCGAAACCCTGATCTCATCCGTTACATTtcgtgtttggtttttttttttggataaagcTTCACACTCATTTTAGTCAATTCacacattgtgttttttttttaagcgggATTTTATTCGTCCAGCACTTTG is part of the Odontesthes bonariensis isolate fOdoBon6 chromosome 24, fOdoBon6.hap1, whole genome shotgun sequence genome and harbors:
- the tshr gene encoding thyrotropin receptor, whose amino-acid sequence is MQVITCALFTLVSLSRAASDADSCPAVCECSEWRTHTISCFDIDILPRFPASTETLWLFETRLLSVPTDAFASTINISRIYISVDVKLQRLEKHSFNSLRKITHIEIRNTKSLTYVDPEAFKHLPNLKYLGIFNTGLTFFPALSNIHSNDMNFILEIVDHPYITEIPANSFSGITSEVLTVMLYGNGFREIQHHAFNGTKLDQVDLHRNKYLTRMDDRAFAGAISGPVLLDVSLTGVSSLPTTGMDSLRELKARNVWALKKLPPIKTFKHLIIANLTYPSHCCGFKNIKKKRGFLEYIICNLTAFYDQHHKRSVGPLRMPFLQGDSVVETPPDQEQSDGGHRESQQDLRTEDFRGSLHYHTYFGGQPDEEVGFGETLKNPQEDNSQDFDSRYDYVVCEEEEEVACAPVPDEFNPCEDIMGFGFLRVSVWFVSLLAVLGNVVVLLVLLTSHYKLSVSRFLMCHLAFADLCMGIYLLLIASVDLHTRSEYFNHAIDWQTGAGCGLAGFFTVFASELSVYTLTVITLERWYAITFAMRLDRKLRLHHAAAVMLGGWIFCLLLALLPLVGVSSYQKVSICLPMDTQSTVSQVYILAVLVLNVLAFFVICACYFKIYCAVHNPHYRSGSKDTNIAKRMAVLIFTDFLCMAPISFYAMSAVVDRPLITVSNSKILLVLFYPLNSCANPFLYAIFTKAFRGDVFILLSKVGLCQQRAQLFRGQTVSSKGSSGTVQVRREKVKKGGNVGRDVPIHLKRCSGHTYNKAISQKASPEEIQGVDT